The following are encoded together in the Kribbella voronezhensis genome:
- the murQ gene encoding N-acetylmuramic acid 6-phosphate etherase, whose protein sequence is MITPTEQRNPRTLAIDAVGTTEILRMVNAEDARVAGAVSAVIPDLARVVDAGVEAVRNGGRVHYFGAGTSGRLAVLDAAELLPTFRAPDDLVIAHHAGGMEALLRAVENVEDSEEGGAADAAEVTGKDLVIGLAASGTTPYVAGALSAARAVGATTALVTSNPAAPLAAYADILIAADTGPEVIAGSTRLKAGTAQKMILNAFSTTLMIKLGRTWSNLMVDMVATNNKLRGRMLRILGEATGADQEACAAALAATDGELKPALVHLLTGCPVAEAREALEESGGRVALALGRLTTARSDTA, encoded by the coding sequence GTGATCACACCCACGGAGCAGCGCAACCCCAGGACGCTCGCGATCGATGCGGTGGGCACCACCGAGATCCTCCGGATGGTGAATGCGGAGGACGCTCGTGTCGCGGGCGCGGTGAGTGCGGTGATCCCTGATCTCGCGCGGGTCGTCGACGCCGGTGTCGAAGCCGTCCGCAACGGCGGCCGCGTGCACTACTTCGGTGCCGGCACGTCCGGCCGGCTGGCAGTCCTCGACGCGGCCGAACTGCTGCCCACCTTTCGGGCGCCGGACGATCTGGTGATCGCCCATCACGCCGGCGGGATGGAAGCCCTGCTCCGGGCCGTCGAGAACGTCGAGGACTCCGAGGAGGGCGGCGCCGCCGACGCCGCCGAGGTCACCGGCAAGGACCTGGTGATCGGACTGGCAGCCTCCGGTACGACGCCGTACGTCGCCGGAGCGCTCAGTGCTGCCCGGGCGGTCGGTGCCACCACCGCGCTGGTGACGTCGAACCCAGCGGCCCCACTGGCGGCGTACGCGGACATCCTGATCGCCGCGGACACCGGTCCCGAGGTGATCGCGGGGTCCACCCGGCTGAAGGCCGGTACCGCGCAGAAGATGATCCTGAACGCGTTCTCCACCACGCTGATGATCAAGCTCGGCCGCACCTGGTCGAACCTGATGGTCGACATGGTTGCCACCAACAACAAACTCCGCGGCCGGATGCTGCGGATCCTGGGGGAAGCGACCGGCGCCGACCAGGAGGCCTGCGCTGCAGCGCTGGCGGCGACGGACGGTGAGCTCAAGCCCGCTCTGGTGCACCTGCTCACCGGCTGCCCGGTGGCGGAGGCTCGCGAGGCTCTCGAGGAGTCGGGCGGCCGGGTCGCGCTCGCCCTCGGCCGGTTGACCACGGCGCGGTCCGACACCGCCTGA
- a CDS encoding GNAT family N-acetyltransferase yields MSTSELVDPHDAEAFDAWYDVHRAATDDGREFAVTWAREEMRAGLLTESAYFGKEIWAVRDEAGAIAGTLYLDFPLKDNTSVIQAGIGVRADVRRRGYGTQLARTVAERAAELGRTVVQGQLDVPIDGGPTPAQAFAAANGLTVANVEVHRILELPLAEEFLSGLAEKAAEHHQGYRLISWQDRCPDEYVDAYAAMQATFELEAPMGDLEVEAAVYDAARVRAGEEQRVAQGRNGWITVAQAPDGTMAGYTELYVGVHDPLNAYQWGTLVAPAHRGHRLGLALKVRNHLELQRSHSERRIAHTWNAEQNTAMNAVNAVLGFRPVELAQELQRRI; encoded by the coding sequence GTGAGCACCTCTGAGCTGGTCGATCCGCACGATGCCGAAGCCTTCGACGCCTGGTACGACGTTCACCGGGCGGCGACGGACGACGGGCGGGAGTTCGCGGTCACCTGGGCCCGCGAGGAGATGCGGGCCGGTCTGCTGACCGAGTCGGCGTACTTCGGCAAGGAGATCTGGGCTGTCCGGGACGAGGCGGGGGCGATCGCCGGCACGCTGTATCTCGACTTCCCGCTGAAGGACAACACCTCGGTGATCCAGGCGGGCATCGGCGTCCGCGCCGACGTACGCCGTCGTGGCTACGGGACGCAGCTGGCGCGAACCGTGGCTGAGCGGGCCGCGGAGCTCGGGCGGACCGTTGTCCAGGGGCAGCTCGATGTCCCCATCGATGGTGGGCCGACACCCGCACAGGCCTTTGCTGCGGCCAATGGATTGACCGTCGCGAACGTCGAGGTGCACCGGATCCTGGAGTTGCCGCTCGCGGAGGAGTTCCTGTCCGGGCTCGCGGAGAAGGCCGCCGAGCATCACCAGGGCTACCGGCTGATCAGCTGGCAGGACCGTTGCCCCGACGAGTACGTCGACGCCTATGCGGCGATGCAGGCCACTTTCGAGCTGGAGGCCCCGATGGGTGATCTCGAGGTCGAGGCAGCCGTCTACGACGCTGCCAGGGTCCGTGCGGGTGAGGAGCAACGAGTCGCTCAGGGCCGCAACGGCTGGATCACGGTCGCACAGGCGCCCGACGGCACGATGGCCGGCTACACCGAGCTGTACGTCGGCGTGCACGACCCACTCAACGCCTACCAATGGGGCACGCTGGTCGCGCCGGCTCACCGCGGCCACCGGCTCGGGCTGGCGCTGAAGGTCCGCAACCACCTCGAACTGCAGCGCAGCCACTCCGAGCGGCGGATCGCGCACACCTGGAACGCCGAGCAGAACACGGCGATGAACGCGGTCAACGCCGTCCTCGGCTTCCGGCCGGTCGAGCTCGCCCAGGAGCTGCAGCGCCGAATTTGA
- a CDS encoding 4'-phosphopantetheinyl transferase family protein, which translates to MKEHGQSDLDPAHVWVSPVEENEDQRSAAHALLLALARSLGGEGEVGHEESGRPVVAGLAVSLSHARGLVAVAASRRGPLGVDLESRREFEVDGMARRWFDPVELTWLRQQPDQLEAFLQLWTAKEAVGKALGRGLRGSGLRRVMPVDGATTVPSEPQLAVLRLPLQADAVLAIAVPVTTSEVRLTEHHGAALRSTVTSRTSFPVVVRGN; encoded by the coding sequence GTGAAAGAACACGGGCAGTCCGATCTGGACCCCGCGCACGTCTGGGTGTCGCCGGTCGAGGAGAACGAAGACCAGCGATCGGCCGCCCACGCCCTCCTCCTCGCCCTCGCCAGATCGCTCGGTGGCGAAGGGGAAGTGGGACATGAGGAATCTGGGCGGCCGGTGGTCGCGGGGCTTGCGGTGAGCCTCAGCCACGCGCGTGGGTTGGTTGCCGTGGCGGCCAGTCGTCGCGGGCCTTTGGGGGTCGATCTCGAGAGTCGTCGGGAGTTCGAGGTCGACGGGATGGCCCGGCGCTGGTTCGATCCCGTCGAACTGACCTGGTTGCGGCAGCAGCCCGACCAGCTCGAAGCGTTCCTCCAGCTGTGGACTGCCAAGGAGGCTGTGGGCAAGGCGCTGGGGCGTGGGTTGCGTGGCTCCGGGCTGCGTCGCGTGATGCCGGTCGACGGGGCGACGACCGTTCCGTCGGAGCCGCAGCTCGCCGTCCTGCGGTTGCCTTTGCAGGCAGACGCCGTGCTGGCGATCGCAGTACCGGTGACAACGTCCGAGGTGCGGTTGACCGAGCATCACGGCGCGGCCTTGCGCAGTACGGTGACGTCGCGGACCAGCTTCCCGGTCGTTGTCCGCGGCAACTGA
- a CDS encoding beta-ketoacyl synthase N-terminal-like domain-containing protein, with the protein MADLSADKVSITGMSVFSALGRGTEAQLAAALPGAAAFGEVRRFDTSNRRVTRAATAADARSLEEEMLDAVITACADAGLTPAERAMTPLFLAVHGRAGVRALATRAAKIYTSACVSASTAVADAAALIRYGYAERIVVAAGYLVEPDQYALFDAGRAFTDDSTVRPFSLDRRGLLLGDAVVAVVLQKGEGQAEIAGWGRAGDAYHPCQPAPDGLGLTAAIEAALRKADLPADVVGYINANATGTTFSDASEAAAIRAVFPTDVPVSSTKSVHGHALEASGLLELVMTVLALRAGKLPVNAGFTTEDPACPLDLILDAPRPATAQYGLSLNAAFGGANTALLVRAG; encoded by the coding sequence ATGGCTGACCTGTCCGCCGACAAGGTGTCGATCACCGGCATGTCGGTCTTCAGCGCGCTCGGCCGGGGGACCGAGGCGCAGTTGGCCGCGGCGTTGCCGGGGGCCGCCGCATTCGGTGAGGTGCGGCGGTTCGACACCTCGAATCGCCGGGTCACCCGGGCAGCGACGGCAGCGGATGCCCGCTCGCTGGAAGAGGAGATGCTCGACGCGGTCATCACTGCCTGCGCCGACGCCGGTCTGACTCCCGCCGAACGGGCGATGACTCCACTGTTCCTCGCGGTGCACGGCCGCGCCGGCGTACGGGCTCTGGCCACCAGGGCGGCGAAGATCTACACCAGTGCGTGCGTCTCGGCCAGTACTGCGGTCGCCGACGCGGCCGCGCTGATCCGGTACGGCTACGCGGAACGGATCGTCGTTGCCGCCGGCTACCTGGTCGAGCCGGACCAGTACGCGTTGTTCGACGCCGGCCGGGCGTTCACCGACGACAGCACGGTCCGGCCGTTCAGCCTGGACCGCAGGGGCCTGCTGCTGGGCGACGCTGTGGTAGCGGTCGTTCTGCAGAAGGGCGAGGGTCAGGCAGAGATCGCTGGCTGGGGGCGTGCCGGCGATGCGTATCACCCCTGCCAGCCGGCTCCTGACGGCCTTGGTCTGACGGCGGCGATCGAAGCCGCACTACGCAAGGCCGACCTGCCGGCCGACGTGGTCGGCTACATCAACGCGAATGCCACCGGCACCACTTTCAGCGACGCTTCGGAGGCGGCCGCCATCCGTGCTGTGTTCCCGACGGACGTACCGGTCAGCTCGACCAAGTCCGTGCACGGTCACGCGCTGGAGGCGTCCGGCCTGCTGGAACTGGTGATGACGGTGCTCGCGCTGCGGGCCGGGAAGCTTCCGGTCAACGCGGGGTTCACCACGGAGGATCCAGCGTGTCCGTTGGATCTGATCCTGGACGCGCCTCGGCCGGCGACCGCGCAGTACGGGCTTTCCTTGAATGCCGCCTTCGGTGGCGCCAACACGGCCTTGCTGGTGCGTGCTGGATGA
- a CDS encoding acyl carrier protein has protein sequence MREEVREFVIAQLQDMNYDVEGIDDDTTLGPAGVDLESLALADLSIRVEDKFGVRFSDEESEQLALMTVGEFTTEVAGRVAQQV, from the coding sequence ATGAGGGAAGAGGTCCGCGAGTTCGTCATCGCGCAGCTGCAGGACATGAACTACGACGTCGAGGGCATCGACGACGACACCACCCTCGGCCCGGCCGGGGTTGATCTGGAGTCGCTCGCGCTGGCCGACCTGTCGATCCGGGTCGAGGACAAGTTCGGGGTGCGGTTCTCCGACGAGGAGTCCGAGCAGCTGGCCTTGATGACGGTGGGCGAGTTCACCACCGAGGTGGCCGGCCGGGTCGCCCAGCAGGTCTGA
- a CDS encoding class I adenylate-forming enzyme family protein, whose protein sequence is MGAQWVDDVLLAGDASDVCFSLPAPIDRSMLRRLVRDRQSELADSGLRPGGAAALRLPPSMAFITHLLAVWRSGGQAILLDHRLTDYEVRRAIERLVPQVVVSPERPVPSGLRTFVEVDTAVASYSGHPASTAHAVVQLSSGSTGPSKVIGRTAEDLVEEVLRYTQIDGVPQRGERIILLPSMVHVLGLVGGLMYGLHAGVTLVPPARLTGDAILQAIASGSAPATVLGVPFHIGLLASVNEPPVLPQFKRMTTGGELVPASVAKAFEQKFQVPLGNMYGMTEVGVIGTDLFGRHRPEIQPAPGIEVRAVDGELQIRRPESPYLGLSDPSRWADGWLRTKDAGVVDPETGLVSIKGRLDSQVSVGGLKVDLTEVEYTIGTLRGVEAAVVVFDGAITAYLQLNERRDIARIEAELAQRLASYKRPRSVRILDQLPRTTTGKLVRDVTVLRKAAP, encoded by the coding sequence ATGGGTGCCCAGTGGGTCGACGACGTGCTGCTGGCCGGTGATGCCAGTGACGTCTGCTTTTCGCTACCCGCGCCAATTGATCGATCAATGCTGCGCCGGCTGGTCCGGGACAGGCAATCCGAACTGGCTGATTCGGGATTACGTCCCGGTGGCGCCGCCGCTTTGCGTTTACCGCCGTCAATGGCGTTCATCACGCATTTACTGGCGGTTTGGCGGTCCGGCGGGCAGGCGATCCTGCTCGATCACCGGCTGACCGATTACGAGGTCCGCCGCGCGATCGAGCGGCTGGTGCCGCAGGTCGTCGTCTCGCCTGAGCGGCCGGTCCCGTCGGGGCTGCGCACGTTCGTCGAGGTCGACACCGCCGTGGCCAGCTACTCCGGTCATCCGGCCAGTACGGCGCACGCCGTCGTCCAGCTCAGCTCGGGCTCGACCGGCCCCTCCAAGGTGATCGGCCGGACCGCCGAGGACCTGGTCGAGGAGGTTCTGCGCTACACCCAGATCGACGGCGTACCGCAGCGTGGTGAGCGGATCATCCTGCTCCCGTCGATGGTGCACGTGCTCGGTCTGGTCGGCGGGCTGATGTACGGCCTGCATGCCGGCGTCACGCTGGTTCCGCCGGCCCGGCTGACCGGTGACGCGATCCTGCAGGCGATCGCCAGTGGCAGTGCGCCCGCGACGGTGCTCGGCGTCCCCTTCCACATCGGCTTGCTGGCTTCGGTGAACGAGCCGCCGGTCCTGCCGCAGTTCAAGCGGATGACGACCGGTGGTGAGCTGGTGCCGGCGTCGGTCGCGAAGGCGTTCGAGCAGAAGTTCCAGGTCCCGCTCGGGAACATGTACGGGATGACCGAGGTCGGGGTGATCGGCACCGACCTGTTCGGCCGGCACCGCCCGGAGATCCAGCCGGCGCCGGGGATCGAGGTACGGGCTGTCGACGGTGAGCTGCAGATCCGGCGGCCGGAGTCGCCGTACCTGGGGCTGTCCGATCCGTCCCGGTGGGCCGACGGCTGGTTGCGGACGAAGGACGCGGGCGTGGTCGATCCGGAGACCGGGCTGGTGTCGATCAAGGGCCGGCTGGACTCGCAGGTGAGTGTCGGCGGGCTGAAGGTCGACCTGACCGAGGTCGAGTACACGATCGGGACCTTGCGGGGGGTCGAGGCCGCGGTGGTCGTCTTCGACGGCGCGATCACGGCCTACCTGCAACTCAACGAGCGGCGCGACATCGCCCGGATCGAAGCCGAGCTCGCCCAGCGACTGGCGTCGTACAAGCGGCCGCGGAGTGTGCGGATCCTGGATCAGTTGCCGCGGACAACGACCGGGAAGCTGGTCCGCGACGTCACCGTACTGCGCAAGGCCGCGCCGTGA
- a CDS encoding acyl carrier protein: MSNASPLPSPAEPLAVPGRAEVIDWLSGLGERSGELERIDSMELAWLVHQVEQRYGVELGDEYLDRIKTIDDAVAVLAEVLSPAATPEPALGGEADRSSHG, encoded by the coding sequence ATGAGCAACGCTTCCCCGCTGCCGTCCCCCGCCGAGCCCCTGGCCGTGCCCGGACGGGCCGAGGTGATCGACTGGCTGTCCGGCCTCGGTGAGCGATCCGGTGAGCTGGAACGGATCGACTCGATGGAGCTCGCCTGGCTCGTGCACCAGGTCGAGCAGCGTTACGGCGTCGAGCTCGGTGACGAGTACCTGGACCGGATCAAGACGATCGACGACGCCGTCGCCGTACTCGCCGAGGTGCTGTCGCCGGCGGCGACACCGGAGCCGGCGCTCGGTGGCGAGGCCGACCGGAGCAGTCATGGCTGA
- a CDS encoding beta-ketoacyl synthase chain length factor, with protein MNHLAEIPQLRVVTDSHWPQPGDDALAGPPSLPGFIGSSFSPLVAIVADRCLQSLYGEVAAKQGEKVGIVLVTRTGDRASAEQVHQAVADGKRVGPLYFFQSVPNSVAGHVAARWGLHGPVVCLSPAGDAQQAGFDQAALLIADGDADQVLVVLVEQASQGDTAVALLVSGGEPS; from the coding sequence ATGAACCACCTGGCCGAAATTCCTCAGCTCCGTGTGGTCACGGACAGTCACTGGCCGCAGCCGGGTGACGACGCGCTGGCAGGTCCGCCGTCACTGCCCGGCTTCATCGGGTCATCGTTCAGCCCGCTGGTGGCGATCGTCGCCGATCGGTGCCTGCAGTCGCTGTACGGCGAAGTGGCCGCGAAACAAGGCGAAAAGGTCGGCATCGTGCTGGTCACCCGGACCGGTGACCGGGCATCGGCCGAGCAGGTCCACCAAGCGGTTGCCGACGGCAAGCGAGTTGGCCCGCTCTATTTCTTCCAGTCGGTCCCGAACAGCGTGGCCGGTCATGTCGCGGCTCGCTGGGGACTGCACGGCCCGGTCGTGTGCCTCAGCCCGGCAGGTGACGCGCAACAGGCCGGGTTCGACCAGGCCGCGCTGCTGATCGCGGACGGCGATGCCGACCAGGTCCTGGTCGTGCTCGTGGAACAGGCAAGTCAGGGCGACACCGCCGTCGCCCTGCTGGTGAGTGGGGGAGAACCGTCATGA
- a CDS encoding MurR/RpiR family transcriptional regulator: protein MTSVTSPEPTGPLLVRVRAVMPALAPAEQRVANAVLADPGGVAAMTISELAEVASTSETTVIRFCKQIGVPGYPQLRLQLAAQSATESMRPEVGGDIEPGDSLADVVGKVAFADERAVRETAQQLDVDALAKVVAAVAKAPRVDLYGSAASSFVALDLQQKLHRIRRVAFAWSDVHVALTSAALLGEGDVAIGISHTGTTVEVIEALEEAARHGATTVAVTNFPRSPLAHTADLVLTTAARETTYRSGAMSSRIAQLTVIDCLFIGVAQLVLPDAQKALEATANAVRRHRVKGPVNDQQN from the coding sequence ATGACTTCAGTTACCTCTCCAGAACCCACGGGGCCGCTGCTGGTCCGGGTCCGCGCGGTGATGCCCGCGCTGGCCCCGGCCGAGCAGCGGGTGGCGAACGCGGTCCTCGCGGACCCGGGCGGAGTGGCTGCGATGACGATCTCCGAACTGGCCGAGGTGGCCTCCACCTCGGAGACCACGGTCATCCGGTTCTGCAAGCAGATCGGCGTCCCCGGCTATCCGCAGCTCCGCCTGCAACTGGCGGCCCAGTCGGCCACGGAGAGCATGCGCCCGGAGGTCGGAGGCGACATCGAACCGGGGGACTCGCTCGCGGACGTGGTCGGCAAGGTCGCCTTCGCGGACGAGCGGGCGGTCCGGGAGACCGCTCAGCAACTCGACGTCGACGCGCTGGCCAAGGTCGTCGCCGCGGTCGCCAAGGCGCCCCGGGTCGACCTGTACGGCTCGGCGGCCAGTTCGTTCGTCGCGCTCGATCTGCAGCAGAAGCTGCACCGCATCCGCCGGGTGGCGTTCGCCTGGTCGGACGTGCACGTGGCGCTGACCAGCGCGGCCCTGCTCGGCGAGGGCGACGTCGCGATCGGGATCTCCCACACCGGTACGACGGTGGAGGTGATCGAGGCGCTCGAGGAGGCCGCCAGGCACGGCGCCACCACGGTCGCGGTGACGAACTTCCCGCGCTCGCCGCTCGCGCACACCGCGGACCTGGTGCTCACCACCGCGGCCCGCGAGACGACGTACCGGTCCGGGGCGATGTCGAGCCGGATCGCGCAACTCACCGTGATCGACTGCCTCTTCATCGGCGTCGCCCAACTGGTCCTGCCGGACGCCCAGAAGGCGCTCGAGGCCACCGCGAACGCGGTTCGTCGACACAGGGTCAAAGGTCCTGTCAATGATCAACAGAATTGA